cATGGCCCTGGTGTTGCCCCCATGTCCCCCACAAGACCCAAGTGTCCCCCAAtctccagctggggacaccagggccaACCAGAGTCCTGTTGGGGACCTTGAGGACACCCCGTTTCCTTTCCTTGGGCACATTGCGGCCACCCTGACATCCTCTGTCTCGTTTTGGGTCATCacaatgtccccgatgtccccacagtgtccccaacaGGACACTGctatgtccccagtgtccccatcaGGACATCAGGGGACACTTGGGCCTTGTTGGGGAccctgaggggacattgggTCCCCCCTGGGTACATggggggggacactggggatcCTGCCCGGGTCCCACAGGCAGGGGGGGCAGTGGCGTCACCTCTTCCTGCTTCCTCCATCCAGCCGTGCCACGTTCCTGCGTGTCCAAGGCTGTGACCTGGGTGTTTTTGTCACCCAGACACGCCCCAGAATatccccggggtgtccccagagtgtccccggggtgtccccagcgACCATGGAGCCCCTCGAGGTGAGACAATCCCAGAGTGGTgggggggaggggacagaggggacagtggggtgaCAGAGCAGATGGGGGCAggcagtggcaggaggggaTGGTGGGGTACGGAGGGGACACGTGGGTGTCGGCAGAGGGCAGGGGGTTGAAAAGAGGACAGGAGGGAATAGCAGGATGGGAGGAGGTGACGGGGGGGAACAACGGGCGGTGGCAGAGGGGATGAGGGGGTGAtaaagggacagaggggacagcagaatTCTTCAGGGAGGGGGCAAAGGGGATTCCGGGAGGGGACAGAGGCCACCACAAGAGGCCACTAGTGCCACCAGATCCatgacacctcccctgtcccctccccagctatccccggccctgctgcagccacaggtcaCTGTGGTGGCCATCCTGGGCAAGCTACTGGCCACCATGCCCAGTCTGGACGAGATGATGCTGCTGAACCAGTCTGCAGGGCGCCTGTACTGGGACCTGGTGGACTTCACCGAGGACCTCCAGGACACCCTGTACCGCACCGGTGACACCTGGTGGCGCCACAATGTCACCTCCAATAATGATGACCCTCCCACCTCCCTGAGCCGGGCCCTGGCCGCCTACAAGAgcaccccagggaccccccggaACTGTGTGACAACGGTGGCCAGCGAGTGGCAAGGGTCAGTAGCCGCGCTCGTGGACAGATGGGCCCGGCTGACCAGGGCAGCCACCAAGCTCTGCAACACCTGCAGGACAGTAGCCACCAAGGCAGCTGAGAAGGAGGCCAATGACACCACCtgggcaaggtgcctgcaggacATGGCTGCCCATTATgtgacagctcaggaaaacatggtggagctgggtcaggccctaggcagggaggagggggccGAGGTGGCGGCCGAGCATGAAGCCCGGGTGAGGGAAGATGCCAGGGTGGATGCCAGGGAGGTAACCACAGCCACCATGGTGAGACAGCGGGTGGAGGCGGCCCTGGGGCCGCTGGAGCGCTTGGTGACCGTGTGTGAGAAAGCCACTGCGttcccccgggagctgcagcgccTCCTCAGGGACTTCGAGGCCGCCCTGAAGGGGACAAATGAGGCATCCCCTGATGTCCCCGAGGCCTTGGTGGCCATGGTGGCCAAGGCCgagcagctgtgggaggccAACGCCCGCCTGGCCCAGGAACACCTGCTGGAGACACTTCAAGACATCAATTTCTATTTCACTGGTGATCTCACCAGCCCCAGTGACTGTGAGGTGGCCAAGCGGTGCCGAAGAGCCACCGAGGACATCCCAAGGCTCCTTcaacccccagagtgtgcccagAGCATCCCCAATGTGTCCCCAGTGAGCGTGGAGCTCCAAGAGGTGCAATGGTGTGGGGGGAGAGGGGGTCAGAGAGGACACTGGAGGGGAGGGGGCatggggcggggagggggcaaTGGGGGATGGACGGGTCACGAGGGGTGGTGGGAGGGGACGAGCGATCAcaaaggggacaggagggagtggCAGGAAGGTGACAGAGGGGTGGTTGGGAAAGTGGGGGCAGGGGGCAGTGGTGgatggggggacatggggagtTGGGGATACAGGCACTGGCGGGGGGTGGCAGGGGCTACGAGTGTCCTGGCAAGGCtaacagaggggacagcagaaggGCAGAGGATGGGAGTGGCTATGAAGGGAGGGgctgacacctcccctgtcccctccccagctgtccccagccctgctgcagccaccggTTGCCGTGGTGGCCACCCTGGATGACCtgctggccaccctgcccaggcGGGACACGATGCTGCTGAGGTCTGCAGAGAGCCTGCACTGGGGCCTGGCGGACTTCACCAGGGGGCTCTGGGCCACCCTGTACCACATTGACGGCACCTGGTGGCAGCAAAATGTCAGCTCCGATGATGATGATCCTCCCATCTCCCTGAGCCAGGCCCTGGATGCCTACAAGAgcaccccagggacccccaggaacCGCATGACAACGGTGGTCAGCAAGTGGCAGGGGTCAGTGGCGACGCTTCTGGACAGCTGGGTCCAGCTGGCCGGGGCAGCCACCGAACTCTCCAACACCTGCAGGGAGGTGGCCACTGAGGCGGCCGACAGGGTGGCCACCGCCACAGCCCGGGCCATGGAGCTGCAGCACAAGGCTGCCTGTGGtgggacagctcaggaaaacatggTGGAGCTTGGtctggccctgggcaggcaggagggggccCAGGTGGTGACCGGGCATGAAGCCCGGGTGAGGAGAGATGCCATGGTGGCTGCCAGCGAGGTAACCAGGGCCACCAAGGAGACACGGCAGGTAGAagaggccctggagctgctggagcgctTGCTGGCCGAGTGTGACGAAGCCACCGCCTTTCCCCGGGAGCTGCTGCGCAGGCTCAGGGACATCGAGGCTGCCCTGGAGGGGACAAATGAGgtgtcccccaatgtccccgaggACTTGGTAGCCAAAGTGGCTGAGgctgagcagctgtgggaggccAACACCCACCTGGTTAAGGctcacctgctggggacagttgATGACATCATCGAGTTCTATTTCACTGGTGGTCCCGCCAGCCCCAGTCCGTGTGGGGTGGCTGAGCGGTGCCTGAGAGCCACCGAGGACATCCCAAGGCTGGTTCAACTCCCGACacgtccccaaggtgtccccaaggtgtccccagtgaACATGGAGCCCCAAGAGGTGCAATGGGCTGTGGAGGGAGGCGGGGGATGGCTGGAGGGGAGAGGGGTTTGCAAAGGGGACAGGAGGAAGTGGCAGGAAGTGGAGAGGTGACAGAGGGGTGGAGGGGAAAGTGGGGGGAGAGGGCAATGGGGTATGGGAGGGACACGAGGGTAGGGCACAGGGCGTCTGGCAGgtggtggcagaggggacagcagggggtggcaggggcTAGGAGTGTGGTGGTAGGGGGTGACAGAGGGGGACAGCAGTGGGGCCAGGGGGTGGGAGGGGCTCCAAGGGGAGGGGCAGGGAGTGGCAGAGGCAACAAGAGGCTGACAAAGGGATagaggggacaaaggggacCCCTCGGGAGCAGGGGGCCACCACACGAGGCCACAAGTGCCATGAGGTCTctgacacctcccctgtcccctccacagctgtccccagccctgctgcagccacaggtcaCCGTGGTGGCCATCCTGGGCAAGCTGCTGGCTACCCTGCCCAGGCGGAAGAAGATGATGCTCGGGTCCTCAGTGAGACTGTACTCGGACCTGGTGGCCTTCACCAGGGGGCTCTGGGCCACCCTGAACTGCATTGATGGCACCTGGTGGTGCCACAATATCACCTTCGATGATGATTaccctgtcacctccctgagCCAGGCCCTGGCTGCCTACAAAAGCACCACATGCACCACCTGGTTCCATGTGACAATGGTGGTCAGCAAGTGGCAGGGGTTGGTGAATGCGCTTGTCAacagctgggccgggctggccagggaggccaccAAGCTCTGCAATGCCTGCAGGGAGGCGGCCTCTGAGGCAGCCTACATGGTGGCCCAGGACATGGCCTgggccagggagctgcaggacagggctgctcgtgatgggacagctcaggaaaacatggtggagctgggtcaggccctgggcagggaggaggaggccaAGGCCGCGCATGAAGCCCGGGTGAGAAGAGAGGCCAgggtggctgccagctgggcatcCAGGTACACCATGGTGAGACAGCGGGTGGAGgaggccctggggctgctggagcgctTGGCGACCGCGTGTGACAAAGCCACTGCGTTCCCCCGAGAGCTGCAGCGCCTCCTCAGGGACACTGAGGCTGCCCTGGAGGGGACAAATGAGGcatcccccaatgtccccgaggACTTGGTGGCCAAGGTGGCTGTGGCCGAGCGGCTGTGGGAGGCCAATGCCCGCCTGGCCAAGGAccacctgctggggacacttccAGACATCAAGTTTTATTTTGGTGGTTGTCCTGCCAGCCTTAGTGCCTGTGGGGTGGCCGAGCGGTGCCAAAGAGCCATCGAGGACATCCCAAGGCTCGTTCAACAACCGGcgtgtccccagagtgtccccgcCAGGTCCCCAGTGAGCGTGGAGCCCCAAGAGGTACAATGGGGAGCGGGGAGAGAGTGGGACAGAGGAGACATGGCGAGGGAAGGGGGCAATGGATGTTGGAGGGTTGGAGGCACCCGGGGGGGCACAAGGGGCATGGCGGGAGCGGATGGACAGTCACAAAGGAGGGAGTGGCAGGAACAAGAGAGATGACAAAggggggcaggggacacaggtAGGGGACAGTGAGGGATAGGTGGGACATGGGGGGAAGGGGACGGGAGGGCGGGCAAgtggtggcagaggggacagcagtggtggcacagcagtgagaccaggtccctgacacctcctctgtcccctccccagctgttcccagccctgctgcagcaacaGGTCACCGTGGTGGCCACCCTGGGCAAGCTACTGGCCACCATGCCCAGtctggaggaggagatgctGCCCGTGTCTGCATTGCGCCTGTACTGGGACCTGGTGAACTTCACCAAGGAGCTCCGGGCCACCCTGCACCACACTGATCACACCTGGTGGCGCCGCAATGTCATCTGCGATGATGATGACCCTGTCACCTTCCTGAGCCGGGCCCTGGCTGCCTACAAGAGCACGCCATGGACCCCCTGGGACCATGTAACAATGGCGACCAGTGAGTGGCTGCACTCGGTGGCTGTAGTTGAGGAGAGCTGGACTGAGCTGACCTGGGCAGCCACCAAGCTCCACAATGCCTGCAGGAGGGTGGCCGCTGAGGCGGCCGAcatggcagccactgccaccaccTGGGAAAGGCACATGCAGGACAAGGCTGCCCGTGAtgggacagctcaggaaaacatggtggagctgggtcaggccctgagcagagaggaggggGATGAGGTGGTGGCCGGGCATGAAGCCTGGGTGAGCAGACAGGCCAGGGTGGCTGCCAGCAAGGCAACAACGGCCACCAAGGTGAGACAGTGGGCAGAagtgtccctggggctgctggagcgctTGGTGGCCGCGTGTGACGAAGCCACGGCGTTCCCCCgggagctgctgcacagggTTGAGGACATCGAGATGACCCTGGAGGAGACAGACGGGGAGTCCTCCGATGTCCCCGAGGACTTGGTGGCCAAGGTGGCCGAGGCCGAGCGGCTGTGGGAGGCCAACATCCATCTGGCCAAGgatcacctgctggggacacttcaAGACATCATCAAGTTCTATTTCACTGGTGCTCCCGCCAGCCCCAGTGCCTGTGGGGTGGATGAGCGGTGCCAAAGAGCCATCGAGGACATCCCAAGGCTCCTTCAACCCACGGAGCATCCCCAGAGCATCCCCAAGGTGTCCGCAGTGAGCATGGAGCTCCAAGAGGTGCGACCGGGtagggggagaggggacagaggggacattgGTGGGGGAGGGGGCACAGTGGGGGAGGGAGCAATGGGGGATGGATGGGacatggggctggcaggaggggacaggggcttATGAAGGGCACAGGAGGGAGTGGCAAGAAGGGGGGTGGTGGGGAAAGTGGGGGTTAGGGGGCAGTGGAGGATGGGAATGACTGGGTggggaggggacaaaggggctggcagggggtggcagaaGGGACAGCAGAGGGTGGCAGGGGCTAGGAGTgtggtggcagggggtggcagaggggacgAGAGGGTGACAAAAGGACAGAGGGGAGACAGCAGAGACgtccaggaagaggaaaaaggggACTttgggggggcacaggggccaCCCCTGGAGGCCACAAGTGCCACCAGGTccctgacacctcccctgtcctcTCCCTAGCCGTCCCTTTCACAGCTGCTGGAGACTCTGGTGTCCGTGGTGGCCACCCTGGGTGAGGTGGCAGCCACCGTGACCTGGCCATTCTGGGGCATGCGGCATTCTGAGCCCCCAAAGTCCCTGCACATGGCCCTGGGGAGATTCACCTCGAGGCTCCGTGAGACCCTGGGCCATGGCGGTAGCACCTCCCTGGGAGATTCTGGTGTCCCCTGCCTGCGACTAGCCTTGGCCACCCTTGGGGCCACCCCTGGGACTAGTCAGGCCAATGTGAGAGCCGTGGCCAGTGACTGGCGGGAGTCAGTGGCCAAGCTCGTGGACAGCTGTGAccagctggccagggaggccaccAAACTCTGTGACACCTGCAGGAAGGTGGTCACGGACCAGCAGCTGATggtggccctggacacgaaggaggTGGCCTGCAAAATGGCTACGCACGATGCCCATGTAGCGGCAGCCACCAACGAGGCCATGGGAGAGGCCATGGCAGCCACCAGGCGGGCAATGCCAGCCACCAGGAGGGGACATTGGGCAGCAGTGGCCAAGGGCCCGCTGCAGCGCTTGGTGGCAacatgtcacagagccaccttgTTCAACTGGATTTTGGAGTGGCGGCTCAGGGACATCGAGGCCACCCTAAAAGGGACAAATGAGGTGTCCCCTGATGTTCTCCAGACCTCGGTCACCAAGGTGGCCGAGTTTGAGTGGCTGTGGGTGGCCAGCACCCGCCTGGCCAAGgatcacctgctggggacacttggggtcATCGACAACATCCTCTTGAGTCCTTGTGGTGGCCACAGTATCTTTGATGTCCCCAGCAGACACACGGTGGCCAAGCGGTGCCAAAAAGCCATCGAGGACATCCCAAGGCTGCTGCGGAGACAGTGACGTCATCAGGGCAGTGACATCCCTGGGAAGACTTGTGGCCACTcaagtgccaccagctcctcgTGTCATCAAAAGCCCCTCAAGTGCCACCAGTCTGGGACAGAACTGGTGCCACTGGATGGGTGGCACTGCCATGTCCCTGGTGCCACCTGTgtggtgtccccgtgtccccgcagtgtcccTGGGGGTGGCCGAGGACGgtcacctgctgctggccctgcccgtgctgaCTGCCAAGTGGTTTGGCGGGGGGA
The sequence above is a segment of the Passer domesticus isolate bPasDom1 chromosome 26 unlocalized genomic scaffold, bPasDom1.hap1 SUPER_26_unloc_1, whole genome shotgun sequence genome. Coding sequences within it:
- the LOC135291662 gene encoding uncharacterized protein LOC135291662, with product MPSLEEEMLPVSALRLYWDLVNFTKELRATLHHTDHTWWRRNVICDDDDPVTFLSRALAAYKSTPWTPWDHVTMATSEWLHSVAVVEESWTELTWAATKLHNACRRVAAEAADMAATATTWERHMQDKAARDGTAQENMVELGQALSREEGDEVVAGHEAWVSRQARVAASKATTATKVRQWAEVSLGLLERLVAACDEATAFPRELLHRVEDIEMTLEETDGESSDVPEDLVAKVAEAERLWEANIHLAKDHLLGTLQDIIKFYFTGAPASPSACGVDERCQRAIEDIPRLLQPTEHPQSIPKVSAVSMELQETHGGQAVPKSHRGHPKAAAETVTSSGQ